From a region of the Butyrivibrio sp. AE3004 genome:
- a CDS encoding type II toxin-antitoxin system RelE/ParE family toxin: MTKNSNYVIYNIKKGIMVSNFTVDFYRESDGKKPVGVFIRSLDIKMKAKVVANLHLLEEYGNMAREPLSKELEDGIFELRIIEGNDLVRILYFFDKDKIIIATNGFIKKQQKTPISEIDLAKQRRTDYHRRKEAGIYE, translated from the coding sequence TTGACGAAAAATAGTAATTATGTTATATATAACATAAAGAAAGGGATAATGGTGTCTAATTTTACAGTTGATTTTTACAGAGAGTCAGATGGTAAAAAGCCTGTTGGAGTGTTTATTAGGAGTCTCGATATTAAGATGAAAGCTAAAGTGGTTGCTAATCTGCATCTGCTTGAAGAATATGGGAACATGGCAAGAGAACCCCTTTCTAAGGAACTTGAGGATGGAATTTTTGAACTTAGGATAATAGAGGGAAATGATTTAGTTAGAATACTATATTTCTTCGATAAGGATAAGATTATTATAGCGACAAATGGTTTCATTAAAAAACAACAGAAAACTCCCATAAGTGAAATAGATTTAGCTAAACAGAGAAGGACTGATTACCATAGAAGGAAGGAGGCTGGCATATATGAGTGA
- a CDS encoding phosphatase PAP2 family protein, translating into MGFSGSRIVNGLLKVSACVYRPWIRDARIIPDSEAVVTATGYSFPSGHSMNAAALFGGSAIKKDLSKPLRIVMGIILVLIAFSRNFLGVHTPQDVFVGVGSGLIVMWLTVKLMSWLEKHPEKDILVMCIGIGISVAVAVFAAVKPYPADYDAAGKLLVDGAKMAKDTFKGVGWCIGFLAGWVLESRFIRFSTDVPVMTRVTRLTTGLLGYYGISLILIPILKGLITGAAGTVITCFIQMFYVSFLFPLCMKYFEK; encoded by the coding sequence ATGGGCTTTAGCGGAAGCAGGATAGTGAACGGATTACTTAAAGTGTCAGCCTGTGTATACCGCCCATGGATCAGAGATGCCCGAATCATTCCGGACAGCGAAGCTGTTGTGACGGCAACAGGGTATTCTTTTCCCAGTGGACACAGCATGAATGCTGCGGCTTTGTTTGGCGGCAGCGCAATAAAAAAAGATCTCTCAAAACCACTTCGCATTGTAATGGGGATTATTCTTGTACTTATTGCATTTAGCCGTAACTTCCTTGGGGTGCATACGCCTCAGGATGTTTTTGTAGGTGTCGGATCCGGGCTGATCGTTATGTGGCTGACAGTTAAACTAATGTCATGGCTTGAGAAGCATCCTGAAAAAGATATATTGGTGATGTGTATTGGCATAGGCATTTCTGTTGCTGTTGCTGTATTTGCCGCAGTCAAACCTTATCCCGCTGATTATGACGCGGCAGGTAAACTGTTGGTAGATGGCGCAAAAATGGCTAAGGATACATTTAAAGGAGTAGGTTGGTGTATCGGTTTCCTGGCAGGCTGGGTATTGGAATCGCGCTTTATCAGGTTTTCAACTGACGTCCCTGTGATGACAAGAGTTACGAGACTTACGACAGGACTTCTTGGCTATTATGGAATCAGTCTTATTCTTATTCCCATACTTAAGGGCCTGATAACGGGTGCTGCCGGAACAGTTATAACATGCTTTATTCAGATGTTTTATGTATCATTTCTGTTTCCGCTATGTATGAAGTATTTTGAAAAGTGA
- a CDS encoding GNAT family N-acetyltransferase, with product MKPKENHYSIFEDGKYCGETQYRIDEEHRSASLDIKLLKFARGRGIATQAIFHAIEEAFRNGAEVVWVDPHPENDKAISLYQRLGFVAKEMPEHVISLGEDPKVYKYMERCKG from the coding sequence ATAAAGCCCAAGGAGAATCACTATTCGATTTTTGAAGACGGAAAATATTGTGGTGAAACGCAGTATAGGATTGATGAGGAACATCGTAGCGCTTCTCTTGATATTAAGTTACTTAAATTTGCAAGAGGTCGTGGAATTGCAACACAGGCCATTTTTCATGCAATTGAAGAAGCATTTAGAAATGGTGCAGAAGTAGTGTGGGTTGATCCGCATCCGGAAAATGATAAAGCTATTTCCCTATATCAAAGACTTGGGTTTGTGGCAAAAGAGATGCCGGAACATGTCATATCGTTGGGAGAAGATCCGAAGGTGTACAAGTATATGGAACGTTGCAAAGGATAA
- a CDS encoding TIR domain-containing protein, with protein sequence MRYDAFISYRHAPLDMEVAKKIHTGLETYKIPKSVQNKTGKKKMGRVFRDQEELPIGSDLDNNISMALAESKYLIVICSPRTPESYWVCKEIDNFIKMHDRNHVLAVLIEGEPEESFPPQLLKDEEGNPVEPLAADVRGATKKERNTKYKTELLRLAAPVIGCTYDELRQRHRERVIRKTITLGASAATVVAVSGISFGIYNANVATQMKELADEKTKLADEITVQYQGKQENQSRFYAEEALSLFESGNREDAVLVAMKGLPSKEDDRPYVPEAEYALSKALYAYDSGNDISFDRNLTHSLPLSKMKRSDDATKLITIDNGNKVYVWNAEDWSLAATIEPGVNSSNYIEMVNSADADATGVYVTTDYNLIKYDYEGNVIYSKDTSDMIVSCEVCENKNKALLVCCESVEVFDPATGETVTTIPNNTNMYYKGGGKYNISEGVYVAGHLGDDAGHNYFSIIDPDSATVIDAPLSEGMMMDFTRTDNGNYAVVSANDDMLDNGFKRAVVDLIDKDGNILWTKELDVHVNSILSFSSLISAHEYQEGDENVSDIVVTVETCAITLDEKNGEVKASFNLPADATMLGLTVGSPYGRVGYKQGNIDFVDFSKGRIHSDFQFDTNDSIREAIYFKGAIVFNSFSSPDVHVLSWHEAPDAKEFMNFDQTMRPISVSDDNEIFAMGPSMDFGKVSFFDKEGKELYSFDSGESIDDVIFRGDIVYLHDRRCLWKIDLKNKNTEKIDLEKYGFESSMYELNISNDGKIANIWSSWNSLTLDLQSEETIIAMQYDGKVGSMISSADGKQIYISEAGENLYAAKTENGESTYFKDDKLRTVTNVFGKKYMALSPDGKYLAITCMDGVVRVADTESMETVSEIPMDTYLRVFMSFTKDSKHLVLQGDDYKVRIWDMDKQEIISSVDANVTLTNIICDEDSNLMAACSGYGMLLYETNNYGCVADIDRGMLYLGGEDSILISSDRMNIKRTHYKNYKELIDEAKKQFSDSVLSSEKQVKYNIN encoded by the coding sequence ATGAGATACGACGCATTTATCAGCTACAGACATGCGCCTCTTGACATGGAGGTTGCAAAGAAGATTCATACAGGACTTGAGACCTATAAGATACCAAAGTCTGTACAGAATAAGACGGGAAAAAAGAAGATGGGCAGGGTTTTCAGAGACCAGGAAGAGCTGCCTATCGGAAGTGATCTTGATAATAATATTTCTATGGCACTTGCCGAATCAAAATATCTGATTGTCATTTGTTCTCCACGAACACCGGAATCCTACTGGGTATGTAAGGAAATAGACAATTTCATAAAGATGCACGACAGAAATCATGTGCTCGCAGTTCTTATAGAAGGTGAACCGGAAGAGTCTTTTCCGCCTCAGCTTCTTAAGGATGAAGAGGGGAATCCTGTGGAACCTCTGGCAGCTGATGTAAGAGGTGCTACGAAGAAGGAGAGAAACACCAAGTATAAGACGGAGCTTTTAAGACTTGCCGCACCTGTGATCGGATGTACATATGATGAACTAAGACAGCGTCACAGAGAGCGTGTTATCAGAAAGACTATAACACTTGGAGCATCTGCAGCTACAGTCGTGGCGGTTTCAGGTATTTCCTTTGGTATTTATAACGCCAATGTTGCCACTCAGATGAAGGAACTTGCTGATGAGAAAACGAAGCTTGCAGATGAGATTACTGTCCAATATCAGGGGAAACAGGAAAACCAATCAAGGTTCTATGCTGAAGAGGCGCTTTCACTTTTTGAATCCGGAAACAGAGAAGACGCAGTACTTGTGGCGATGAAGGGACTGCCTTCTAAAGAGGATGACAGACCTTATGTACCTGAAGCAGAGTACGCACTCTCTAAGGCGCTCTATGCATATGATAGCGGCAACGACATTTCTTTTGACAGAAATCTGACGCACAGTCTGCCTCTTTCCAAGATGAAGAGGTCAGATGACGCTACGAAGCTTATTACTATTGATAACGGTAATAAAGTTTATGTATGGAATGCAGAAGACTGGTCTCTTGCAGCTACAATTGAGCCCGGTGTCAATTCTTCAAATTATATCGAAATGGTAAATAGTGCTGATGCGGATGCAACGGGTGTATATGTAACAACGGATTATAATCTTATCAAGTATGATTATGAAGGGAATGTTATATATTCAAAAGATACAAGTGATATGATCGTGAGCTGCGAGGTATGTGAGAACAAGAACAAAGCTCTTCTCGTATGCTGTGAGTCAGTAGAAGTGTTTGATCCTGCAACAGGTGAAACCGTAACTACAATTCCGAATAATACAAATATGTATTACAAGGGCGGAGGAAAGTACAATATTTCTGAAGGCGTTTATGTAGCGGGACACCTTGGAGATGATGCTGGACATAATTATTTTTCAATAATTGATCCGGACAGTGCGACAGTAATAGATGCTCCTTTATCAGAGGGGATGATGATGGATTTTACCAGAACTGATAATGGAAACTATGCTGTTGTGTCCGCTAATGATGACATGCTGGATAACGGCTTTAAAAGAGCTGTCGTAGACCTTATTGATAAAGACGGCAACATTTTATGGACAAAAGAACTGGACGTACATGTAAACAGTATTTTGTCATTTAGTTCACTGATTTCCGCACATGAATATCAGGAAGGTGATGAAAATGTAAGTGATATTGTGGTGACAGTTGAGACCTGCGCAATCACTCTGGATGAGAAAAACGGAGAGGTGAAGGCTTCATTTAATCTGCCTGCAGATGCTACAATGCTTGGTCTGACGGTAGGAAGCCCTTACGGAAGAGTCGGCTACAAACAGGGAAATATTGATTTTGTTGATTTTTCAAAAGGACGTATACATTCAGATTTTCAGTTTGATACTAATGATTCAATCAGAGAGGCTATCTACTTTAAAGGTGCAATTGTGTTTAACTCATTTTCTTCACCTGATGTGCATGTCCTTTCATGGCATGAAGCGCCTGATGCAAAAGAGTTTATGAATTTTGATCAGACTATGAGACCTATTTCCGTATCAGATGATAATGAGATATTTGCGATGGGACCAAGTATGGATTTCGGAAAAGTAAGCTTTTTTGATAAGGAAGGAAAAGAGCTTTACTCCTTTGACAGTGGAGAGAGTATTGATGATGTTATTTTCAGAGGAGATATTGTCTATTTACATGACAGGAGATGCCTGTGGAAAATCGACCTGAAAAATAAGAATACTGAAAAGATTGATCTTGAAAAGTATGGATTTGAAAGTAGCATGTATGAACTCAATATCTCAAATGACGGGAAAATAGCCAATATATGGAGCAGCTGGAACAGCCTTACACTTGATCTTCAAAGTGAAGAGACGATTATTGCAATGCAATACGATGGCAAGGTTGGAAGCATGATTTCTTCAGCGGATGGCAAGCAGATATATATTTCAGAAGCAGGAGAAAACCTCTACGCAGCTAAAACTGAAAACGGAGAGTCTACATATTTTAAGGATGATAAGCTTCGTACAGTTACCAACGTCTTTGGGAAGAAATATATGGCGCTTAGTCCTGACGGAAAATATCTTGCCATAACATGTATGGATGGGGTAGTCAGAGTAGCGGATACAGAAAGTATGGAGACAGTTTCTGAGATTCCTATGGACACTTATTTGAGAGTATTCATGTCCTTTACAAAGGACAGTAAACATCTTGTTTTACAGGGAGATGATTATAAGGTCCGCATTTGGGATATGGATAAACAGGAAATTATTAGCTCTGTTGATGCCAACGTGACTCTGACCAATATCATATGTGATGAAGACAGTAACCTGATGGCAGCCTGTTCCGGATACGGAATGCTTTTATATGAGACGAACAACTATGGATGCGTTGCAGATATTGACAGAGGAATGCTTTATCTTGGAGGAGAGGATTCAATACTTATTAGCAGCGACAGGATGAATATAAAGCGCACACATTATAAGAATTATAAAGAGCTGATAGATGAAGCAAAAAAACAGTTTTCGGATTCGGTATTATCTTCCGAGAAACAGGTTAAATATAATATCAACTGA
- a CDS encoding type II secretion system protein — MIGLTVKKNNKGLTVAELLIVVAIIAVLVAITIPIFTNLVERSREAYDIYTMRQAASAAIELYYSGVTDSASASAAGLSWSGIGGNAGNNAYGAYNPGNGKIYPSRQSLPAGVVAYGKGTKRDGGTKYVMGNSSGAYDPTQDYRDAVVMVSIYPNANPAYVDIYWKNNRNGTNYVGGQAQTNMPKYSIRVYIQ, encoded by the coding sequence ATGATTGGATTAACGGTAAAAAAGAACAACAAAGGACTCACAGTAGCAGAGCTTTTGATTGTTGTTGCAATCATTGCCGTGCTCGTTGCCATCACAATTCCTATTTTTACAAATTTAGTTGAGAGATCCCGCGAGGCCTATGATATTTATACTATGCGTCAGGCTGCTTCTGCAGCTATTGAATTGTACTATTCGGGAGTAACAGATTCGGCAAGTGCCAGTGCAGCCGGACTTAGCTGGTCGGGAATTGGCGGTAATGCAGGCAACAATGCTTATGGAGCTTATAATCCCGGAAACGGAAAAATCTATCCAAGCAGGCAGTCGTTACCTGCAGGAGTCGTAGCCTATGGCAAAGGAACAAAACGTGACGGTGGAACGAAATATGTCATGGGGAATAGTAGCGGAGCTTATGATCCTACACAGGATTATAGAGATGCGGTAGTTATGGTTTCTATATATCCCAATGCAAACCCCGCCTATGTTGATATATATTGGAAAAATAATAGAAATGGCACCAATTACGTTGGAGGACAGGCACAGACAAATATGCCAAAATACAGCATCCGGGTATATATCCAATGA
- a CDS encoding helix-turn-helix domain-containing protein, which translates to MSDLQELTNELMQDPEFKKEYEALQPEMDITRAILDARIRAGMTQIELAEKSGISQADISRLEKGTRNPSIALLKRLAEAMDSTLKIEFIPKGLQR; encoded by the coding sequence ATGAGTGATTTACAAGAGCTTACTAATGAATTGATGCAAGATCCAGAATTTAAAAAAGAATATGAAGCTTTGCAACCTGAAATGGATATAACAAGGGCTATACTAGATGCAAGGATAAGAGCTGGGATGACGCAGATAGAGCTTGCTGAGAAAAGCGGAATTAGTCAGGCTGATATTTCTCGCCTTGAAAAAGGAACACGAAATCCTAGCATAGCGTTGCTTAAGCGTCTTGCTGAGGCAATGGACAGCACATTGAAAATAGAGTTCATTCCTAAAGGTTTACAAAGGTAA
- a CDS encoding endonuclease/exonuclease/phosphatase family protein, giving the protein MKSLKKVIIALLIIILVPPLAYFLFMCYLTLVEYRPDATETIEPVHNEKTMDSTDDSYTIASWNIGYGALGDNADFFMDGGKSVNTASKERVEQNIKGMQEVLNEISPDFVFLQEVDRNSDRSHRINEAYEIASSMDGFSSAFAINFKVPFIPYPFPPIGKVDGGLFTLSAYDIENAERVSLPCPFGWPLRLGNLKRCLLVSRIPIEESEKELVLVNLHLEAYDSGEGKAQQTALLKTFLEQECEKGNYVVAGGDFNQTFSSIDTSKFPVHEDNWQAGTIDADSFDEYFNIFMDGDTASGRSLLAPYEGADKSSFQFYIIDGFLVSKNIDTLSVETLDYDFKVSDHNPVVLKFKLGK; this is encoded by the coding sequence ATGAAGTCATTAAAGAAAGTTATCATAGCTCTACTGATCATTATTTTAGTGCCTCCTCTGGCATATTTTCTTTTCATGTGTTATTTAACTCTCGTTGAGTACAGGCCTGATGCTACAGAAACAATTGAACCTGTTCATAATGAAAAAACTATGGATTCTACAGATGACAGCTACACTATTGCCTCTTGGAACATTGGTTATGGCGCTCTTGGTGATAATGCAGACTTTTTCATGGATGGCGGAAAAAGTGTAAATACTGCCAGTAAGGAACGCGTAGAGCAAAATATCAAGGGCATGCAGGAAGTTCTTAATGAAATTTCACCCGATTTTGTATTTCTGCAGGAAGTTGACAGAAATTCCGACAGGTCTCACAGAATAAACGAAGCTTATGAAATCGCCTCATCAATGGATGGATTTAGCAGCGCCTTTGCTATCAACTTTAAGGTTCCTTTCATTCCATATCCGTTCCCTCCCATAGGGAAAGTTGATGGCGGACTATTTACATTATCCGCTTATGATATTGAAAATGCTGAAAGAGTATCTCTTCCCTGCCCGTTTGGCTGGCCGCTTAGACTTGGAAATCTGAAGAGGTGTTTGCTCGTATCAAGAATTCCGATAGAAGAAAGCGAAAAGGAACTCGTGCTTGTTAATCTTCACCTTGAAGCCTATGATTCCGGAGAAGGAAAGGCACAACAGACAGCTCTTCTTAAAACATTTTTGGAGCAGGAATGTGAAAAAGGCAACTATGTTGTTGCAGGAGGCGATTTTAATCAGACCTTCTCCAGCATAGATACCTCTAAATTCCCTGTACATGAAGATAATTGGCAAGCAGGAACAATTGATGCGGATTCTTTTGATGAATATTTTAATATCTTCATGGACGGTGATACGGCAAGCGGCAGATCGCTTTTAGCGCCTTATGAAGGAGCAGATAAATCCTCTTTCCAGTTCTACATAATTGATGGATTTCTGGTATCTAAGAATATAGATACCTTGAGTGTAGAAACACTTGATTATGACTTTAAGGTATCAGATCACAATCCGGTTGTCCTTAAATTCAAACTTGGCAAATAA
- a CDS encoding ATP-binding cassette domain-containing protein — MNQIYLDAVQIATYILTSIGLWNIFKKCGGKPIWSLVPIVREYQLSLCAYREEDGRRYAIVAALYYPVEILMYAVDKETKFYLLVIIVALSLSIAKVIYNIRATLGLINVFGKKKIWILAFVFFGSITMLYWGFSKKFMPTKKIQRWSDYDDEDGPGKDVSAIDDGLTINITDKTVFSYFRKKTLLRDIHMTIPKGHMVLLLGGSGAGKTTFLNAITGYEKANAKVTLGDMDVYNDYGKMMYDIGFVPQQDLVRGNDTVTLTLADAAALRLPSNMPIMEKIERITKVLDQFGLSAVKNNLVDKLSGGQKKRVSIAMEFISDPTLFILDEPDSGLDGVVARGLFTKLRTIADEGKIVIVITHTPDRVADLFDDVIVLVKDKNNTGRLAFFGAIEEAYEFFGRKSMEEILLEINPRDVGGEGNGEEFIAKFADLMKGKWGEEK; from the coding sequence ATGAATCAAATATATCTGGATGCAGTTCAAATAGCTACATATATTTTGACATCAATCGGATTATGGAACATCTTTAAAAAGTGCGGGGGCAAACCTATCTGGTCCCTGGTGCCGATCGTAAGGGAATATCAGCTCAGTCTCTGCGCTTACAGAGAAGAGGATGGGAGAAGATATGCTATTGTTGCAGCTTTATACTACCCGGTTGAGATATTGATGTATGCGGTAGATAAAGAAACTAAGTTTTATCTGCTCGTAATAATTGTGGCGCTTTCGCTCAGTATAGCAAAGGTTATTTACAATATCAGAGCAACATTAGGGCTCATAAATGTCTTTGGAAAAAAGAAAATCTGGATTTTGGCCTTTGTCTTCTTTGGAAGCATCACTATGCTATACTGGGGCTTTTCAAAGAAGTTTATGCCAACCAAAAAGATTCAGAGATGGTCTGACTATGATGATGAAGATGGGCCGGGTAAAGACGTTAGTGCTATTGATGACGGTCTTACGATAAACATCACTGATAAGACGGTGTTTTCATATTTCAGGAAGAAAACATTGCTGAGGGATATCCATATGACAATACCTAAAGGGCATATGGTACTTCTTCTCGGAGGCTCCGGAGCCGGAAAAACCACATTTCTGAATGCCATAACAGGTTACGAAAAAGCAAATGCAAAAGTGACTCTCGGAGATATGGATGTTTACAATGACTACGGAAAGATGATGTATGACATTGGATTTGTTCCCCAGCAGGATCTTGTTCGCGGTAATGATACTGTTACTCTTACTCTGGCTGATGCAGCGGCACTTCGCCTTCCCTCAAATATGCCCATAATGGAGAAAATTGAGCGCATAACAAAGGTTCTTGACCAGTTCGGCCTTTCTGCCGTAAAAAATAATCTTGTCGATAAGCTTTCGGGTGGACAAAAAAAGAGAGTGTCCATAGCTATGGAATTTATATCGGATCCCACTCTTTTTATATTGGATGAACCGGATTCGGGACTTGACGGTGTTGTTGCAAGAGGGCTTTTTACAAAGCTTAGAACGATTGCAGATGAAGGTAAAATTGTAATAGTTATAACGCATACACCGGACAGAGTGGCGGATCTTTTTGATGATGTCATTGTACTTGTAAAGGACAAGAACAATACGGGAAGGCTTGCATTCTTCGGGGCTATAGAAGAGGCATATGAGTTCTTTGGCAGAAAATCGATGGAAGAGATACTTTTGGAAATAAATCCACGGGATGTGGGCGGAGAAGGAAATGGCGAGGAATTTATCGCTAAATTTGCAGACCTCATGAAGGGAAAGTGGGGTGAAGAAAAATGA
- a CDS encoding ABC transporter permease codes for MRRRPIRHTGHFLQTIIYLGKLFRMFLFQNDWKVLPMSAIIAGLVAFTVGQNLYKTMEGTLMGCFAVACICIWNGFFNSIQVICRERAIVKRDHRSGLHITSYVAAHVIYQAVLCIAQSVITIIVFQIMSVEIPKKSLITDWAVVDIGITLFLITYCADMLALLISAFSRTTTAAMTVMPFMLIVQLLFSGGFFNLPQSVMPFTDLTATKWGLTALCAQGDYNSLPMVSVWNNAMKMRNIEVDGQKPVLEAFKFLEENNYKNDILMETAKQNQVEAYRFEKDAVYECWSWLIMWTIVYCLAAVVILEFIDKDNR; via the coding sequence ATGAGAAGAAGACCTATCAGACATACAGGACATTTTTTACAGACAATAATCTATCTGGGAAAACTGTTCAGGATGTTTTTGTTTCAAAATGATTGGAAGGTGCTACCGATGTCGGCCATAATAGCCGGACTTGTGGCTTTTACGGTTGGACAGAATCTATACAAAACAATGGAAGGAACGCTGATGGGATGCTTCGCAGTGGCCTGCATTTGCATATGGAATGGCTTTTTTAATTCAATCCAGGTCATATGCAGAGAGCGTGCAATTGTTAAGAGAGACCACAGATCCGGACTTCACATAACATCGTATGTGGCAGCTCATGTAATTTACCAGGCTGTTCTGTGCATTGCGCAATCGGTAATTACCATTATTGTGTTTCAAATAATGAGTGTTGAAATTCCAAAGAAAAGCCTTATTACAGATTGGGCAGTCGTGGATATAGGAATAACCTTGTTCCTTATAACTTATTGTGCGGATATGCTTGCTCTTTTGATATCTGCATTTTCAAGAACAACGACAGCGGCCATGACTGTAATGCCTTTTATGCTGATAGTTCAGCTGCTGTTTTCCGGTGGCTTTTTTAACCTGCCTCAATCTGTTATGCCGTTTACCGATCTGACTGCAACTAAGTGGGGGCTTACAGCATTGTGCGCTCAGGGAGACTATAATTCACTTCCCATGGTAAGCGTATGGAACAATGCAATGAAAATGAGGAATATAGAAGTAGATGGTCAGAAGCCTGTTCTTGAGGCCTTTAAATTTTTAGAAGAAAACAATTATAAAAATGATATCCTTATGGAGACTGCCAAACAAAATCAGGTTGAAGCGTACAGATTTGAGAAAGATGCGGTTTATGAATGCTGGTCATGGCTCATAATGTGGACAATAGTATACTGTCTGGCAGCGGTAGTAATACTGGAGTTTATTGATAAAGATAACAGGTAA
- a CDS encoding GNAT family N-acetyltransferase, whose product MVRLRQYKSGDAAKIVEWVKDEDAFLKWGGELFGAFPISADIIDEKYRLNNGDCKEPDNFYPWIAFDENGVFGHFIMRYLHGNNKILRFGWVVIDDSIRGKGYGTQMLQVGLKYAFEILGVDVVTIGVFESNELAHNCYKKVGFIDKEIVNKKPWNVIEMEINKEDWMKQ is encoded by the coding sequence ATGGTTAGATTACGACAATACAAAAGTGGTGACGCTGCAAAAATCGTAGAATGGGTAAAAGATGAGGATGCATTCCTCAAGTGGGGAGGTGAACTTTTTGGTGCATTTCCAATATCGGCAGATATTATTGATGAGAAATATCGATTGAATAATGGAGATTGTAAGGAGCCTGATAATTTTTATCCATGGATTGCGTTTGATGAAAACGGTGTTTTCGGGCATTTTATTATGAGATATTTACATGGAAATAATAAGATCCTTCGTTTTGGATGGGTTGTAATAGATGATTCCATTCGTGGCAAGGGTTATGGAACTCAGATGTTACAGGTTGGTCTGAAGTACGCTTTTGAGATACTTGGTGTTGATGTTGTGACAATTGGCGTTTTTGAAAGCAATGAACTTGCTCATAATTGTTATAAGAAAGTTGGTTTCATTGATAAGGAAATAGTGAACAAGAAACCCTGGAATGTTATAGAAATGGAAATCAATAAAGAAGATTGGATGAAACAATAG
- a CDS encoding DUF6033 family protein: protein MAGINGISAYQQIKQSVYNEKSGVSKTPDTGKADQAGSAKNSQQAKVETKAWSPIDTTSSLVPGKTEYGMTIGDVQLSDKAKDYYNSLKSKYHNMEFIAVSKDMKAQVQQNAASYGNANKMVVLIDEEKLERMATDESYRKKYEGIIAMAQTKMEQAKMGLAGSGASVKNFGMSVDGSGKESFFATVNKSSDIHKKHTEKKAAEKKAQKLQEKKKAEKKAQEERIQKARDKKAEKEDTDRDDSKIKDDEEYVTFEADSMDELLSKVQTYSYNNASGKVMTQAEQMVGTKIDFRG from the coding sequence ATGGCAGGAATTAATGGTATTTCCGCATATCAGCAAATAAAGCAGAGTGTCTATAATGAGAAATCAGGAGTATCTAAGACTCCTGATACAGGTAAGGCAGATCAGGCTGGTTCAGCAAAAAATTCTCAGCAGGCAAAAGTAGAAACAAAAGCGTGGAGTCCTATAGATACCACGAGTTCACTTGTGCCCGGAAAAACTGAATATGGGATGACTATTGGAGATGTGCAGCTTTCCGATAAGGCAAAGGACTACTATAATTCGCTGAAATCAAAATATCATAACATGGAGTTCATTGCTGTCAGTAAGGATATGAAAGCACAGGTTCAGCAGAATGCTGCCTCCTATGGTAACGCCAACAAAATGGTAGTCCTTATTGATGAAGAGAAGCTTGAGCGGATGGCGACGGATGAATCATATCGCAAAAAGTATGAGGGAATCATTGCCATGGCACAGACAAAAATGGAGCAGGCAAAGATGGGGCTTGCCGGCAGTGGCGCTAGCGTTAAGAATTTCGGAATGAGCGTTGATGGAAGCGGCAAGGAGAGCTTTTTTGCTACAGTCAATAAATCATCAGATATTCATAAAAAGCATACAGAAAAGAAAGCAGCAGAGAAGAAGGCTCAGAAACTGCAGGAGAAGAAGAAAGCAGAAAAGAAGGCGCAGGAGGAACGCATCCAAAAAGCCAGGGATAAAAAAGCTGAAAAGGAAGATACTGATAGAGACGATTCCAAGATTAAAGATGATGAGGAATATGTAACATTTGAAGCAGATTCGATGGATGAACTTCTCTCCAAGGTGCAGACATACTCATACAATAATGCGTCCGGAAAAGTTATGACTCAGGCTGAGCAGATGGTAGGAACAAAGATAGATTTCAGAGGCTGA